The genomic window ACCGCCTGGGCCCACCGCCAGACAACACGAGACAAAGCCGCCGCTTGACAAGATACAACCCTGGGGTGTCTAGCCGGGATCTGAGACCCGAGAACGCGGGCACCACGAAGCAGGCCAACGAGAAGCGGGGCTGCCGTCCGGCAGCCCCGCTTTGGTATTGCTTCGGTTTCGCTTCGGGAACTATCCGCCCAGGGTGGCGATTCCTTCTTCGAGCAGCAGCTTGGTGTATCCAGGGTTGTGGACACCCAGGCTCTTGTCTTCGTGGGCGACATAGATCCAGTTCCACAGTGCGGCGGCTTCCCCCGCTGGGATGGCCGCGACCGTCGGATGCCCTTCATCGTCGAGCCAGCCCTTGGCGATCAGGGCTGCTTCGAGAGTGTCGAGCAACTCTTGCACCTCGGTCTGGACGCCGTTGATATCGAAGTTCTCGGCACCGGAGTGGCATTCCTGGCAGACCGCAACGTCCGGCTCGAAGCCGTGGTTGGCGCTGTCGCCAACGTGGCAGGTCACGCAGGTGTCGGCCACCAGGGTGGCGTGCCCGGCGGCGCTTCCCACGAGCGTCAGCCCATCGGAGTCCGCTCCGGCAAGACCAAGCAACATTGCGCTCTGTGGCCCGTGGTGGGGTCCCCAGTGCGTGCTGGTTACTTCGATCATCCCGTCGACTGCTTCGTCGATCTGGCGACGCGGCTGGTGGCAGTTGACACACAAGTTGCCCTGACCACCGTCAAACGTGACACCTTCAAAGGCATAGAGTTCAATGGGATCCGTCGTCCTCAGCGCCCAGTCGGCACCCGTGTAGCTGGTGTGGATCTCGTGGCAGGTGCGGCAATCCTGACGGGTCGGGTTGGCGTCGCCAACCTCAACCGTTGAAGGATTCTGGCCCGCCGCCACCATGGCGATGAAAGCTCCACCGGAGTGACATCCGGCGCAGCTGGCGCTGGTGCCGCGCACGTACGCCTCACCGGTTCCGTGCAGTGAGTCTGCCCAGGCAGTCTGCTTGCCGGTGAGCAACGTGGTGTCGTTGTGGCACTCCGTACAGGTCAAATCGGTCGCACTGGCCGCGGTACCATCGGCGCCGTCGGCACCGGCAGGACCGGCAGGACCAGCAGGACCGGCAGGACCAGCAGGACCGGCTTCACCGGCTGCACCAGCACAGGCGGCCAGGATCATGCCCATCACGAGCACAATCACGGTCAATCTCGGGCTTATTGCGGGATACCCGCTTGTTAGGCGCATTTGTATCTTCTCCCCTGCGCGTCATATATCCGAAGTCATCATTGATTCTCGACTATGACCGCGCTCGCCGCGTAGGGCCATTCGACCCTTTGTCGGAAAAGGAAGAAACCACCTCTGACATGCGGTTTTGTGAATATTCATGGGTCCGGCCGCCAGTACCTGGAAGGCCGGCGAAGGGGCAGGTCGACACCATGTCGGAGAAACCCCAGCAAGCACCCCATTTCTGCCGCAGGCGTGAAACCGGTCATCGCCTGACGAACGACGCTGGAAGCATGAACCGGCCGCCACCGGATCTGCGATGATCGAAGGATGCTGACTCGCACGATCTTCACCGAAGAGCACGACCTCTACCGATCTGCCGCCAGGGAATTCTTCGAGAAAGAGGTAGCGCCGTTCCACGACGCCTGGGAAGAGGCCGGTGTCGTACCGCGAGCGCTGTGGGAGAAGGCCGGCGCCCAGGGCCATCTCGCCCACTCTGTGCCCGAGGAGTTCGGAGGACCGGGGGTCAACGATTTTCGCTTCCCGGCCATCCTCATCGAGGAGCAGACCCGGGTCCGGGCCAGCGGCCCGGGCTTCAGCGTGCACAGCGACATCGTCGTGCCGTACCTGACCGCGCTCGGCACCGACGAGCAGAAGCAGCGCTGGCTGCCCTCCATGGTGGCCGGAACCACCATCGGGGCCATCGCCATGACGGAGCCGGGCACCGGCAGCGACCTGGCCGCCATCCGCACCAGGGCGGTCAAGGAGGGTGACGGCTATCTCCTGAACGGGGCGAAGACGTTCATCACCAACGGCCAGCTGGCCGATCTGGTGATCGTGGTGGCCCGCACGTCGGACGACCCGCATCGCGGGCTCAGTCTGCTGGTGGTCGAGCGCGCTATGGACGGCTTAGAGCGGGGTCGCAACCTCGACAAGCTCGGCCTCAAGGCCCAGGACACCTCCGAGCTCTTCTTCAGCGACGTCCGGGTGCCGGCCGGCAATCTGCTGGGAATGGAAGGATCGGCCTTCTTCTCCCTCGTGCAGAATCTGCCGCAGGAGCGGCTGGTCATCGCCGTCATGGCTGCCGCTGCGGTGCGCCGGGCGTTCGAAGTGACCATGGACTACGTCAAGGAACGGACCGCCTTCGGCCGGCCGATCGGGACGTTCCAGCACAACCGGTTCACGATGGCCGAGATCGCCACGGAAGCCGAGATCGCCCAGGTATTCGTCGACCGCTGCATCACCGAACTCAACGCCGGTACCCTCTCGCCGGATGTGGCGGCAATGGCGAAGTGGTGGACCACAGAACTCCAGGTCAAGGTGATGGATCGCTGCCTGCAGCTCCACGGCGGCTACGGCTACATGAAGGAGTATCCGATCTCCGGGATGTTCGCAGACAGCCGGGTGCAAACGATCTACGGCGGAACCACCGAGATCATGAAAGAGCTCATCGGCCGCTCGCTGGGTTTGTAGGTCCCGGCCGGACGGCAGGTGAATCGACGCTCCGCAGCCGGCTTTGGCGGTAGTTTGGCGGCCCACCGGACTATGAGACCATCGAGGATGGAGGAGCTCATCGTGAAATCGAACCGCGTCGTGATCTGTTTGGTGCTGGCTCTGGCGGCGTCTGCCTGCACCGGCGGATCCCAGTCGTCACCAACTACGGTCGACCGCGGTACACCCGCCGGCACCTCCGTCGACAATCCTCCGCAGACAGGTGAGGACCCCCCGCCGGACCCCGAAGGCTCTGGGGGCGAGATCCCCGTGCTCCCCATCCTGAGCTCTACAACAGAGTTGGCAGAGTCGGGAAACAGCGTGGCCGTCACCGGCGATGCCCGTCTGAATGGCGACGTCTTCCTCATCGGCCCGGATGGCGATCTGTCGACGGCCCGGATGGAGGCGGGGTCGGCCTCGCTTGCGATTCCGGCCGGATCGAATCCCGGGCGATACGGAATGCGTCTTGGTGACGGGGAGGCCTGGGGGTCGATAACCGTTATGGATGCTCCCGGCCTGGCCGTGCTGGGTGCAGGGTACGTGCGGCCGGGCGAGTCTCCCGAGATCGAGGTACTCGTCCACGGGATCGACACCGGCATGGTGGCTGCCATCGAACTCCGGTCGGGTGATGGCTCGGTGCAGCGGCTCATCCCACACTTGCTGCTGGGGCTGGCTCCGGTGCCGGCGGGATCCGGGGCAACCGGACTGGCCGAGGGACGACATGTTCTCAGCCTTCCCGCCGGGTTCGAGGGGTCGGTGCGGGTAGTGGCCGATCGCCCGGACATCCTGGCCGATCAGTACGCCGAGGAGGAGCCCCGGGTGGCGTCCGGCGACCTCCGCATACGGAGCTGCGACGAGCCGAGCGGAATCACCGGTGACCTCGGCGTCCCGGGCGTGGTGACCGTCCACACCGCCGGATCTCCATACCCGCTGAGAACTCGCACCGACGACGGCCGTTTCCAGCTCGACCTTCTACCCGGTTCGGCCTTCATCTCGGCGATCCTCGACGACGGCACCGTCCCGGCCGGCTCGCCCCAGCTGGTCAAAGCGGCGTGCGGCGCCTACGTCGACGTCTCCGACCTCACAGCTGCGGTGGATTCAGGACCCGACACCGGCGACTATCTCGGCGGCCTTACGGCCGACGACTTGTGGACATACTCGACGACGGCCACCGGTGACCTCTCTTTCGAGCAGGAGGGGTACACCGACTGCTCGGTATCGGACGGGGCGCTCGAGGTCACCTTCGGTGCCAGTTCGGCCGATCCGTGGTACTACACCCTGACGCTCGGTCCGCCGGTCGACACGGGGCTGCACGAAGGTGCGCTGCTACTCAACGACATCTTCGCCGACGACGTATCCGAAGGAACTGTGTCGGGTGAAATCGAGGTGGGTCGCATCGACGGACTAGATGCTATCGGAGGGGCGTTCACAGGCACTATCGAAGGTTCGCTGGGCACCATCAACCTCGACATTCAGTTCACTTGCGCGGTGTTCTCGCTCACCGGGGCGCTGCCCATCCCGCCCATGATGGCCACATCGGGAGGCCTGCTCTCGGCTCCGATCCACGTGGCGGCCGGCGCCATGCAGGTCGGTGGAGGAATCCGGTCCGGGGAGGAGTGTCAGAAACTCTTCATCAACAGTCCGGTAGGAGAAGACGTAGGGAACATTGAGCTTCTCATGGGGCATTGGGCGACAATGCTCATGCCTGAACTACCGCGGCTGGGAATCATCACCGCCGATGACATCCGGGTCATGATGGACCTGGAAGCAGCCCGACAGCTCTTCGGCTCCGATGAGGATTTGTCGATCGACATAGGCGGAGCTCTGGGCACTGAGTTTCTGCTGGAACTAGACAACGTTCAGGCTGGCGAGTCCTGGTTCTTCACTGCCACCCTGTACGACATAGAAAACGGCCGCCGTCTGGCCGGCCTGGAAGCGACTGGAGAATCCGCCGGCGCCGCAGCCCAAGCAGCCGTCGACCGATGGTCCGAGATGGTCGAGCCGCTGGCCAAGGCCGGCATCTGCGCCGAGTTCGACCCAGAACGGGCCGTGGTCGACGTCGGCGCTTCTCAGGACTTCACGATTGAGATCACCGATCTAGCCGGCGGGCCGGCCGAGTCACCTGAAGTTATCGAGGTCAAGAACGAGTGCGGAACCTGGGAACCGCCCACCGGTCAGGTTGAGGGGACCATCTGGGCCACAACTTTCACCGCAGGAGACAAGGCCTGTCGAGCAACCATCTGGGCCAAAGTGGAAGCCAAGGGCACGGTCGGCACAGTGAAGGCATCCGCGGAGACGTCGATCGCCACTGAGGCCATGTGGCAGTTCGCGACCACCATCACGTTCGACGACGGCCACAGCCTCGTCACGGCCGAATCCTCCGGCGAATTCTTCGTCGAGCCCGATTTCGATGCGTTGATCGGAGCAGGCACGGGGAGGGTCGAGGGGGGCGGCGAGGCGCGCTGCGAGGTGAACGACGCCGTCTATTGGCCGCCGTATTCTGTGCTAGCCGACTATCAGGTGATGGTCACCGGAGCAGTGACCGAGCGTCCCAACATCAACGCCCCGTGGACGGTGGAGTTCGCTCCGGTCGGGTTCGACCTGAGCGTCCAGACGACCTATCCCAGCTCATATCCGTGCGTCGAGGCTGGCACCTACACGGATGACTTTCTTGGATCCACCGCCGTGGCTGCGTTGGTGTGGTTGCCGCACTGGATGGCTAGCCAGCCGAACGGGTTCGTCACCCACATGAACCCCACTGGTGATGGGATCGGTTTCGAGGAGCAGTTGATCGGGATTCCCGGCGCCACCATTCGCGGGCGAATCTGGAGGCCCCAACCGTGAGCCCGACCTAGTCACCCGCCTCCCTCACTATGCACTCCGTCGCAGACCCGGCCGGGCCGGCTACACGAGAAGGCGGCCCGGCGTGCAGATGTTCGCGCCGTCAGTGGGTGTCTAGGAGTTCGGAGTCCAGGTCATGACCACCTCCGAGTAGTCCCCGTACTCGGCGACCTGCACGATGGCGGTAGCTTCTTCGCCTTCGCCGATCACCATCTCATTCGAAGAGGTCATCGACATCGACTCTCCCTCGATCCAGTCCTTGTAGAAGGCGATGGCATCCGCCGCGTCGCCGGGATCGATCTCGAGGGTGACGCTGTACGACGATCCGCTTGCCATCTCGAACGATGAGACGTTTGTCACCTCGCTCGGGTTGAAGATCGGCATCGGGAAGTCGTCCGGGACTTGGGTGCCGCCCATCTGAATAGTGATGTCCTCGCCGGATTCGTCGGTGCCGATGATCGAGACGCCTTCATCGTCGCCGGTGACCGTCATGGTCGCATCGCCGTCGTCGGACTGGAAGACGATCGAATCGTCGCTGATCTCGATGTCGCCGCCGGATTCGCTCTCCACGATCCGTTCGGTGAGATTCTCAGCCGCGTTGCCACACGCTGAGAGCATCAGGGCCGCCGAGGCGATAGCAATCACGATTCTGCGCATCTTGCGTCTCCTTCTAGGGATGTCACCCACAGTGTCCGACGGAGCACCAAAGCGCCACCAAAGTTCATTACCAGGCCAGCGGACGGATGCTATCCGATCCAGTCCCCCAGAGTGAGGAAAGAGGCTGAAGATGTCGGCCGCATCGGCATTCTCCAGAACCGTTCAGATCGATCCTTCGTCTACTTCGAACTCGACAACGAGTCCCGGTTGGCCGGCCGGCGGGTAGACCGCTTCGTAGCCGAGCTCGCTCTTCCAGTTGGGCCGGTCCCAATCCTCGTTGTCGGAGGATCGGTAGTTGAAATGGAGGGTCGGGTGGTCGCTGTGGAAGATGAGCCTGGCCACCGCGTCGTCGTCGGGATGATGAAAGCGGTTGCCACTGGAGGAAATCAGGAAATGCCGGCAGTCGAGCCTCTGCATCAACTCGTTGGAGACGTTGTGCTTGCTGCCGTGGTGGGGCACCTTCAAGGCGTCGATCTCGAGCTTCTGGAGCGCCCGTTCCTCTATCAGCCGGTCGAGTCCTTCGACCAGTGAATTACTCCGGGCGTCACCCGTGAACAGCACGCGGCGGTTGCCGTATTCGGCCAGGAAGCTGATGCTGCTGGCGTTGGGCTTGCTGCCGTCCTCAGCAAACGCCCGGTTGGCCCACCGCTCGAGGTTCGGGGGGCGGCTCCCGAGCCTGTCCTTCTGGTACTTGGGAGATTCCTGGGCGAGTTTCGCCCCGGTGAACTCGCCGCCGGGCTCGAGGCCGGCGTCTTCGATCGTCTGCTTCCACGCCTTGCGAAGCGCAGTCAGATCGGCACGGGTCGGCCCGAGGACCGTGATTCTCATCCCGCCGGGCAGGGCGAAAGCGGGCAGCCGCTCGTGTTCGTCAGAAGGAATGCCGATGGGCCCTCCCTTCGTCTTGCGATTGTGGCGAAAGCCTTGCTCGGCGATTCGATCGGACAGCATCTCTCCCTGTTTCGCACCGAGGGTGTCCTCCCGGATCTGGTCCCAGGCGTTGAACCAGAAGTCGCCGACCTGGATCCCGAGATCTCCACCCAGAAGCTTCACCATGGCGTCGATATGGTCGTTGTCGATGTGTGTCACCACCATCAGCTCGATACGCCGCCTGCCGTCGATTGCATCGATCCTGGCTTTGACGGCATCGTACGTTCCGAACACACCTGCATCGATCAGCATCCGCCGGGGTTTGCCCGGGTCGCCGTATTCGATCCAGAGGGCGTCG from Acidimicrobiia bacterium includes these protein-coding regions:
- a CDS encoding acyl-CoA dehydrogenase family protein, which produces MTRTIFTEEHDLYRSAAREFFEKEVAPFHDAWEEAGVVPRALWEKAGAQGHLAHSVPEEFGGPGVNDFRFPAILIEEQTRVRASGPGFSVHSDIVVPYLTALGTDEQKQRWLPSMVAGTTIGAIAMTEPGTGSDLAAIRTRAVKEGDGYLLNGAKTFITNGQLADLVIVVARTSDDPHRGLSLLVVERAMDGLERGRNLDKLGLKAQDTSELFFSDVRVPAGNLLGMEGSAFFSLVQNLPQERLVIAVMAAAAVRRAFEVTMDYVKERTAFGRPIGTFQHNRFTMAEIATEAEIAQVFVDRCITELNAGTLSPDVAAMAKWWTTELQVKVMDRCLQLHGGYGYMKEYPISGMFADSRVQTIYGGTTEIMKELIGRSLGL